Proteins from a genomic interval of Gossypium hirsutum isolate 1008001.06 chromosome A09, Gossypium_hirsutum_v2.1, whole genome shotgun sequence:
- the LOC107890045 gene encoding probable ADP-ribosylation factor GTPase-activating protein AGD14 produces MKRKVEEDEKNEKIVRNLMKLPSNRRCINCNSQGPQYVCTNFSTFVCATCSGIHREFSHRVKSVSMATFTAEDVAGLREGGNEHAKEVYFRQWDSQHQSLPDNR; encoded by the exons atgaagcgaaaagttgaagaagatgagaagaaTGAGAAAATCGTTCGCAACCTCATGAAGCTTCCAAGCAATCGCCGTTGTATCAACTGCAATAGCCAG GGACCTCAATATGTCTGCACAAATTTTTCGACTTTTGTTTGCGCAACGTGTAGTGGAATACA TCGTGAGTTTTCGCATCGGGTTAAATCAGTATCAATGGCCACATTTACCGCAGAAGATGTTGCAGGTCTTCGTGAAGGTGGGAACGAG CATGCAAAGGAAGTATATTTTAGACAATGGGATTCGCAACATCAATCTCTTCCTGATAACCGGTAA